One region of Paraburkholderia acidiphila genomic DNA includes:
- a CDS encoding excisionase family DNA-binding protein, with protein sequence MQAVDMLLSAQDSLALKNLHGPALEGMASVLARKVEEFLRANPEMKPGPAEMLEMLAVALDDAALVGAGEFAETSKDARAALLLLLSASNVTTRIFEAARPSALDNRMLSTEEAAQALNVSRPYVIKLADSGKLGVVERTEGSHRRIPAAAVHAYREQRQTESREAMQELVAVSQEARLYDADHKNGSKKN encoded by the coding sequence ATGCAAGCGGTTGATATGCTGCTTTCGGCCCAGGATTCACTGGCGCTCAAAAACCTGCACGGCCCTGCCCTTGAGGGAATGGCGAGCGTCCTTGCGCGCAAGGTTGAAGAGTTCCTGAGGGCAAACCCGGAAATGAAACCGGGCCCGGCTGAGATGCTGGAGATGTTGGCGGTTGCACTTGATGACGCGGCTCTTGTTGGCGCGGGGGAGTTTGCCGAAACGTCAAAAGACGCCCGCGCGGCACTCCTGTTGCTACTTAGCGCAAGTAACGTGACGACTCGTATTTTCGAGGCCGCCAGGCCCTCAGCGCTAGACAACCGGATGCTCTCAACTGAAGAGGCCGCCCAGGCGCTCAACGTCTCCCGTCCTTACGTCATCAAGCTTGCCGACTCGGGCAAACTCGGCGTGGTTGAAAGAACAGAGGGCTCACACCGACGAATCCCGGCTGCCGCTGTTCACGCTTATCGCGAGCAACGGCAGACTGAAAGTCGAGAGGCAATGCAGGAGCTTGTTGCCGTTTCGCAGGAGGCGCGCCTCTACGACGCCGATCACAAGAATGGCAGCAAGAAGAACTAA
- a CDS encoding type II toxin-antitoxin system HipA family toxin yields the protein MDIYCNTTLVGTLTEEAQRGVFTYLPGTPTAEVVSLLMPVRNASYTWPGGIMPSFQMNLPEGFKKDLIRQKLGPHADVSDFSLLALTGANTIGRVRAIPRGAPLDTARSTFGLVTLLANPGSRDNLFKHLEAAITEGVSGAMPKTLASGKEKATVLTDEFILKTGPVDLPGLSVNEYLCLEVARNTELEVPETRLSEDGQVLAIRRFDLNADGTRLGVEDFCALKGMDPVRKYEGTIEDLAKLCNQYLGVDHRKDSKRKLFLLLLLNYALRNAGAHMKNYALTYTNGRDARLSPVYGIVTVTAYRRYQDDTPALPLKGKKVWCSGKALFEYGAARLSLSPTDMRAALKQVASAVKKVVPLVSEYAHRYPEFREVGGRMLDTWMQGLEDIKPDAKPRKGVHP from the coding sequence ATGGACATCTACTGCAACACCACGTTGGTCGGGACTCTGACGGAAGAGGCGCAACGTGGCGTCTTCACCTATCTGCCCGGTACGCCGACGGCGGAAGTCGTCTCGCTTCTCATGCCCGTACGCAACGCCTCGTACACGTGGCCCGGAGGCATCATGCCGTCGTTTCAGATGAATCTACCGGAAGGCTTCAAGAAGGACCTCATCCGCCAAAAACTCGGTCCTCATGCGGACGTGAGCGATTTCTCGCTTCTCGCACTGACGGGCGCAAACACAATCGGGCGTGTGAGAGCAATCCCGCGCGGTGCGCCGCTTGACACTGCCCGGTCCACGTTCGGATTGGTGACGCTGCTCGCGAACCCAGGCTCCCGAGACAACCTGTTCAAGCACCTTGAGGCTGCGATTACCGAGGGTGTTTCCGGGGCCATGCCTAAAACATTGGCCTCCGGAAAGGAGAAGGCGACCGTCTTGACGGACGAGTTCATCCTGAAGACGGGTCCAGTTGACCTGCCAGGGCTCAGCGTCAACGAATACCTCTGTCTTGAGGTCGCGAGAAATACAGAACTCGAAGTCCCGGAAACGCGCCTTTCGGAGGACGGTCAGGTGCTTGCGATACGGCGTTTCGACTTGAACGCGGATGGCACACGACTTGGAGTCGAAGACTTTTGCGCCTTGAAGGGCATGGACCCCGTACGCAAATACGAAGGCACCATCGAGGACCTTGCGAAACTCTGCAATCAGTACCTCGGGGTGGATCACAGAAAAGACAGCAAGCGCAAGCTGTTCTTGCTGTTGCTGCTGAACTATGCGCTGCGTAATGCTGGCGCGCATATGAAGAACTATGCGCTGACGTACACGAATGGCAGAGACGCACGCCTTTCTCCTGTGTACGGCATCGTGACTGTCACCGCTTATCGTCGCTACCAAGATGACACACCGGCGTTGCCGCTGAAAGGCAAAAAAGTGTGGTGCTCCGGTAAAGCGCTGTTCGAATACGGCGCTGCGCGATTGAGTCTCTCTCCAACGGACATGCGCGCAGCGCTCAAGCAAGTTGCGAGCGCTGTGAAGAAAGTGGTTCCGCTGGTCAGCGAGTACGCGCACCGATATCCAGAATTCCGGGAAGTCGGCGGGCGGATGCTGGACACCTGGATGCAAGGCCTCGAGGACATCAAGCCTGACGCGAAGCCTAGAAAGGGTGTTCACCCATAG
- a CDS encoding aspartate aminotransferase family protein → MTSRPVIDDLSSFWMPFTANRQFKAAPRLLESARGMYYRTTDGREVLDGSAGLWCVNAGHAREEIVAAIAQQAAKLDFAPTFQMGHPLAFEAAQKVAEIMPAGLDRVFFTNSGSESVDTALKIALAYHRARGEGQRTKLIGRERGYHGVGFGGISVGGIGPNRKAFSGQLLPAVDHLPHTHDLEHNAFSKGQPAWGAHLAEDLERIVALHDASTIAAVIVEPVAGSTGVLIPPQGYLQRLRDICTKHGILLIFDEVITGFGRLGKATASEYFGVTPDIITMAKAINNAAVPMGGVAASRTIHDTIVNAGAQGAIELFHGYTYSAHPLAAAAAIATQDLYRREGLFERANALAPKFEAAAHALRGEKHVKDVRNLGLVAGIELDSRDGAPGARAYEVFVKCFEAGVLIRFTGDILAFSPPLIVTEEEIARLFGTVRDVLATVQ, encoded by the coding sequence ATGACTTCGCGCCCCGTCATCGACGATCTCTCGTCGTTCTGGATGCCATTCACCGCCAACCGCCAGTTCAAGGCCGCGCCGCGCCTGCTCGAATCGGCCAGGGGCATGTACTACCGCACGACTGACGGCCGTGAAGTGCTCGACGGCAGCGCGGGCCTCTGGTGTGTGAACGCGGGCCATGCGCGCGAGGAAATCGTCGCGGCGATCGCCCAGCAAGCCGCCAAGCTCGACTTCGCCCCCACGTTCCAGATGGGCCACCCGCTCGCGTTCGAAGCCGCGCAGAAGGTTGCGGAGATCATGCCGGCCGGGCTCGACCGCGTGTTCTTCACGAATTCCGGCTCGGAGTCGGTCGATACCGCACTGAAAATCGCGCTCGCCTACCATCGCGCACGCGGCGAAGGCCAGCGCACCAAGCTGATCGGCCGCGAGCGCGGCTATCACGGCGTGGGCTTCGGCGGCATCTCGGTGGGCGGCATCGGGCCGAATCGCAAGGCGTTTTCGGGCCAGTTGCTGCCGGCCGTCGATCATCTGCCGCACACGCACGATCTTGAACACAACGCATTCTCGAAGGGCCAGCCGGCCTGGGGCGCGCACCTTGCCGAAGACCTCGAGCGCATCGTCGCGCTGCACGACGCCTCGACCATCGCCGCCGTGATCGTCGAGCCCGTGGCGGGCTCGACCGGCGTGCTGATTCCGCCGCAAGGCTATCTGCAGCGCCTGCGCGACATCTGCACGAAGCACGGCATCCTGCTGATTTTCGACGAGGTCATCACGGGCTTCGGCCGCCTCGGCAAGGCCACGGCCAGCGAGTATTTCGGCGTCACGCCCGATATCATCACGATGGCCAAGGCGATCAACAACGCCGCCGTGCCGATGGGCGGCGTGGCCGCGAGCCGCACGATTCACGACACGATCGTGAACGCTGGCGCGCAGGGCGCGATCGAGTTGTTCCACGGCTACACCTATTCGGCGCACCCGCTCGCCGCCGCCGCGGCGATCGCGACGCAAGACCTGTATCGCCGCGAGGGGCTGTTCGAGCGCGCCAACGCACTCGCGCCGAAGTTCGAAGCCGCAGCGCATGCGCTGCGCGGCGAAAAGCACGTGAAGGACGTGCGCAACCTCGGCCTCGTCGCCGGCATCGAACTCGATTCGCGCGACGGCGCGCCGGGCGCGCGCGCTTACGAGGTTTTCGTGAAGTGCTTCGAGGCAGGCGTGCTGATCCGCTTCACGGGCGACATTCTCGCGTTCTCGCCGCCGCTCATCGTGACCGAAGAGGAAATCGCGCGCCTGTTCGGCACGGTGCGCGACGTGCTCGCCACGGTGCAGTAA
- a CDS encoding LuxR C-terminal-related transcriptional regulator has protein sequence MRRWKIKPTPCDIPSAFVSRVISGIGTPDLAQWILDAIQQLIPASHCTVFVLEANGRVSALSTASAHGAVASVTAVEYRQNRFDMLDNNMVWLARKKTPTRSQTWMSHQFAEDVADPYYRHMCYSKPGIRERASVLLLNKDGQRIAVSFYRNLAFESFDASDFETIAQCGQILHEVVIAHIRKTFCSAASDVLHQHILTQLAHRERQVISCVLAGNTTNEIALQLDLSPRTVLTYRYRAFAKLGVRTQRELLAMLNSPPANLPP, from the coding sequence ATGAGACGCTGGAAAATTAAACCGACCCCATGCGATATACCCTCCGCATTCGTCAGTCGTGTCATCTCCGGTATCGGTACGCCTGATCTTGCACAATGGATACTAGATGCAATCCAGCAACTAATACCTGCTAGCCATTGCACGGTTTTTGTGCTCGAGGCGAACGGACGTGTCTCGGCTCTGTCCACGGCCAGCGCACATGGTGCCGTGGCCTCGGTCACAGCCGTTGAATATCGTCAGAATCGCTTCGATATGCTCGATAACAACATGGTGTGGCTCGCGCGCAAAAAAACACCGACACGCTCTCAGACCTGGATGAGTCACCAATTCGCGGAAGATGTTGCCGATCCGTACTACAGACATATGTGTTACTCGAAGCCGGGCATACGTGAGCGCGCGTCCGTCCTGCTACTGAACAAGGACGGACAACGCATCGCAGTGAGTTTCTATCGGAATCTTGCGTTTGAATCCTTCGATGCATCTGATTTCGAAACGATTGCGCAGTGTGGGCAAATCCTGCATGAGGTCGTCATAGCTCATATTCGGAAGACGTTTTGCTCTGCCGCGAGCGACGTATTGCATCAGCACATCTTGACGCAATTAGCACATCGTGAACGGCAGGTGATCAGCTGTGTACTAGCGGGCAACACAACAAATGAAATAGCACTGCAGTTGGACCTCTCGCCAAGGACCGTTCTAACTTACCGGTATCGGGCGTTTGCCAAATTGGGAGTACGCACACAACGAGAACTACTCGCGATGCTCAACAGTCCGCCGGCTAATCTCCCCCCTTAA
- the pcaD gene encoding 3-oxoadipate enol-lactonase, whose product MPYAAVNDTHLFYRIDGTENRSAPWVVLSNSLGSDVSMWTPQIAEFTKHFRVLRYDTRGHGHSAAPQGPYTIEQLTGDVIGLMDQLGIERAHFAGVSMGGLTGVGLGARYANRIDRLVLCNTAAKIGSPEVWVPRAAKARSEGMLALADAVLPRWYTPEFIANNALVMSQVRDVFVHTDKDGYASNCEAINAADLRGEAPSIKARTLVISGTHDLAATPVQGRELAESVPGARYVELNAAHISNVELANEYNKIVVDFLLGA is encoded by the coding sequence ATGCCTTACGCAGCCGTTAACGACACGCATTTGTTCTACCGCATCGACGGGACGGAGAACCGCTCGGCGCCATGGGTGGTTCTGTCGAATTCGCTCGGTAGCGACGTGTCGATGTGGACGCCGCAAATCGCCGAGTTCACGAAGCACTTCCGCGTGCTGCGCTATGACACGCGCGGCCATGGCCATTCGGCGGCGCCGCAGGGCCCGTACACGATCGAGCAGCTGACCGGCGACGTGATCGGCTTGATGGACCAGCTCGGCATCGAGCGCGCGCACTTCGCGGGCGTTTCGATGGGCGGCCTGACCGGCGTCGGCCTCGGCGCGCGCTACGCCAACCGCATCGATCGCCTCGTGCTGTGCAACACGGCCGCGAAGATCGGCTCGCCGGAAGTGTGGGTGCCGCGCGCGGCGAAGGCACGCAGCGAAGGCATGCTCGCGCTTGCCGACGCCGTGCTGCCGCGCTGGTACACGCCCGAATTCATCGCGAACAATGCGCTCGTGATGTCGCAAGTGCGCGATGTATTCGTGCATACCGACAAAGACGGCTACGCTTCGAACTGCGAAGCGATCAACGCCGCCGACCTGCGCGGCGAGGCGCCGTCGATCAAGGCGCGCACGCTCGTGATCTCGGGCACGCACGATCTGGCCGCGACGCCCGTACAAGGCCGCGAACTGGCCGAATCGGTGCCTGGCGCGCGCTATGTCGAGCTGAATGCCGCGCACATCTCGAACGTCGAACTGGCTAACGAGTACAACAAGATCGTGGTCGATTTCCTGTTGGGGGCGTGA
- a CDS encoding aminotransferase-like domain-containing protein, which translates to MIELELERGRGAATTLVEQLVQGFTRAIDAQTLRAGALLPSVRQLAQTHELSTYTVTEAYNRLVSMGFVVARRGSGYRVAPRNESARASAAGWQLPTLTATWLLSDVFADHSVPIKAGCGWVPGEWINESGLQHALRAMSRVPAVRLGDYGHPYGYAPLRERIAAQLDRQGLPVEVSNVLLTQGATQGLDLIVRTLLRPGDTVLVEDPGYCNLLQILKLAGLTVHGVPRTPAGLDIEALERQVAAHQPKAIFVNTTLQNPTGATYAMSNAFRLLQIAERQRMWVVEDDVSRELAPAGAPLLAAMEGLQRVVYVSGFSKTVTPSLRCGYVVAERDVLRELARAKMAVGLTSSSTIERMVDKVLLEGRHARHVELVNERLKAAHACVEERLDALGLEIFHRPRAGLFVWARLAIEPERAGTIATAALRDGIWLAPGSYFRPDDEPSAWFRFNAPYSTDDALWRFIERAR; encoded by the coding sequence ATGATCGAACTCGAACTGGAGCGCGGCCGCGGCGCAGCGACAACGCTCGTCGAGCAGCTCGTACAGGGCTTCACGCGCGCCATCGATGCGCAAACGCTGCGCGCCGGGGCGCTGTTGCCCTCGGTGCGGCAGCTCGCGCAAACGCACGAGCTATCGACCTATACAGTGACCGAGGCGTACAACCGTCTCGTTTCGATGGGCTTCGTGGTCGCGCGACGCGGCTCGGGCTACCGCGTGGCGCCTCGCAACGAGTCGGCACGAGCGAGCGCGGCGGGCTGGCAGCTGCCCACGCTCACGGCCACGTGGCTGCTCTCCGACGTGTTCGCCGATCATTCGGTGCCGATCAAGGCGGGCTGCGGCTGGGTGCCGGGCGAGTGGATCAACGAAAGCGGCCTGCAGCATGCCTTGCGCGCCATGAGCCGGGTGCCGGCCGTGCGTCTGGGCGACTACGGCCACCCTTACGGCTACGCGCCCCTGCGCGAGCGCATTGCGGCGCAACTGGACCGCCAGGGGTTGCCTGTCGAGGTGTCGAACGTGCTGCTGACGCAGGGCGCGACGCAGGGGCTCGACCTGATCGTGCGCACGCTGCTGCGGCCCGGCGACACGGTGCTCGTGGAAGACCCCGGCTACTGCAATCTGCTGCAGATCCTCAAGCTCGCGGGCCTGACTGTGCACGGCGTGCCGCGCACGCCGGCCGGGCTCGACATCGAGGCGCTCGAGCGCCAGGTTGCCGCGCATCAGCCCAAGGCGATCTTCGTGAACACGACGCTGCAGAATCCCACCGGCGCGACTTATGCGATGTCCAACGCGTTCCGCTTGCTGCAGATCGCCGAGCGCCAGCGCATGTGGGTCGTCGAGGACGATGTGAGCCGCGAACTTGCGCCGGCGGGCGCGCCGCTGCTCGCCGCGATGGAGGGCCTGCAGCGCGTGGTGTACGTCAGCGGTTTTTCGAAGACGGTCACGCCCTCGCTGCGTTGCGGCTACGTGGTCGCCGAGCGCGATGTGCTGCGGGAGCTGGCGCGCGCGAAGATGGCGGTGGGGCTCACGTCGTCGTCGACGATCGAGCGCATGGTCGACAAGGTGTTGCTCGAAGGGCGCCATGCACGGCATGTCGAACTCGTGAACGAACGGCTGAAGGCCGCGCATGCGTGCGTGGAGGAGCGGCTGGATGCGCTGGGGCTCGAGATATTCCACCGGCCGCGCGCGGGACTCTTCGTGTGGGCGCGCCTCGCGATCGAACCCGAACGGGCCGGCACGATTGCCACAGCGGCGCTGCGCGACGGCATCTGGCTCGCGCCCGGCTCCTATTTCCGGCCCGACGACGAACCGAGCGCGTGGTTCCGCTTCAACGCGCCTTATTCGACGGACGATGCGCTGTGGCGGTTCATCGAGCGTGCGCGGTAG
- a CDS encoding NAD(P)/FAD-dependent oxidoreductase — MNERNDHFPQLIETDALIIGAGPVGLFQVFELGLMEIHAHVVDSLPVVGGQCAELYPDKPIYDIPAVLMCTGQQLVDALMKQIEPFGATFHLGQEVQIVEPRADGRFFVQTSKGTQFLAKTVFIAAGVGSFQPRTLKLSGIERYRDTQLFYRVRDLERFRDKDIVVCGGGDSALDWALQLVDVAQSVILLHRREGYRAAPATVAKMHALCEEWRMQSIVGQLTGFDEEGGKLTRIKVTGGDGVTRSLDLDYLLVFYGLSPQLGPIAQWGLEIERKQLPVDTARFETSVPGIFAVGDINTYPGKKKLILSGFHEAALAAFGAAHHVFPEKKIHLQYTTTSTRLHKVLGVESPVFD; from the coding sequence ATGAACGAGCGCAACGATCACTTCCCGCAGCTCATTGAAACCGACGCGCTCATCATCGGCGCGGGCCCGGTAGGACTCTTCCAGGTGTTCGAACTCGGTCTGATGGAAATACACGCGCACGTGGTGGATTCACTGCCCGTGGTCGGCGGCCAGTGCGCCGAGCTTTACCCCGATAAGCCGATCTACGACATTCCTGCTGTGCTGATGTGCACCGGGCAACAACTCGTGGATGCGCTGATGAAGCAGATCGAGCCGTTCGGCGCAACGTTCCATCTTGGCCAGGAAGTGCAGATCGTCGAGCCGCGCGCGGACGGCCGCTTTTTCGTGCAAACGAGCAAGGGGACGCAGTTTCTTGCGAAGACGGTGTTCATCGCGGCGGGCGTGGGCTCGTTCCAGCCGCGCACGCTCAAGCTGAGCGGCATCGAGCGATACCGCGACACGCAGCTGTTCTATCGCGTACGCGATCTCGAACGCTTTCGCGACAAGGACATCGTAGTGTGCGGCGGCGGCGATTCGGCGCTCGACTGGGCGCTGCAACTCGTGGATGTCGCGCAGAGCGTGATCCTGCTGCATCGGCGCGAGGGCTATCGCGCGGCGCCGGCAACGGTCGCGAAAATGCACGCGCTATGCGAGGAATGGCGCATGCAGTCGATCGTCGGCCAGTTGACCGGCTTCGACGAGGAAGGCGGCAAGCTCACGCGCATCAAGGTAACGGGCGGCGACGGCGTCACGCGCTCGCTGGATCTCGACTACCTGCTGGTGTTTTACGGCTTGTCGCCGCAACTCGGGCCGATCGCGCAATGGGGCCTTGAAATCGAGCGCAAGCAGTTGCCGGTGGACACGGCGCGCTTCGAAACGAGCGTGCCGGGCATCTTCGCTGTCGGCGACATCAACACCTATCCGGGCAAGAAGAAGCTGATTCTTTCAGGCTTTCACGAAGCCGCACTCGCCGCATTCGGCGCGGCGCATCATGTGTTTCCCGAGAAGAAAATTCATCTGCAGTACACAACGACCAGCACGCGCCTGCACAAGGTGCTCGGCGTGGAGTCGCCGGTGTTCGACTGA
- a CDS encoding tyrosine-type recombinase/integrase: protein MLHLASRHWLRHSYARSMVVEHGVPLPIVQRILGHASVTTIAG, encoded by the coding sequence ATGTTGCATCTCGCATCGCGGCACTGGTTGCGCCACAGCTATGCCCGGTCAATGGTCGTTGAGCATGGCGTTCCCCTGCCGATAGTCCAGCGCATCCTCGGTCATGCATCGGTAACGACGATAGCCGGCTAA
- a CDS encoding helix-turn-helix domain-containing protein, translating into MNLSDLGETFRLARIAANKTQRQISEQSGIPRARISRFETGLLPELGTLKLLSLFEAVGLELIARPIGHGRTLDDVLTEQRTPPVSVVETRRRVRLPRAAASIKATRKGE; encoded by the coding sequence ATGAACCTTTCTGACCTCGGAGAAACGTTTCGCCTCGCCCGGATCGCAGCGAACAAGACCCAGCGGCAGATCTCCGAGCAGAGCGGAATCCCGCGCGCGCGGATTAGCCGCTTCGAGACTGGGCTGCTACCGGAACTCGGGACACTCAAACTACTGAGCCTCTTCGAGGCAGTAGGGCTCGAGCTTATTGCTCGCCCAATCGGCCATGGTCGTACGCTCGACGACGTTCTGACCGAGCAGCGCACGCCCCCCGTTTCCGTCGTGGAAACCCGTCGACGGGTCCGGCTCCCGCGTGCTGCGGCCAGCATCAAGGCCACTCGAAAGGGCGAATAG
- a CDS encoding methyl-accepting chemotaxis protein: MDSHNRALFGRLAGSAKPSMHISTDKAGTLRRETDTDRYLDTSSGSSHGCTARDYHLPYAVQPEPPLAAHGKWNKKMSIKKRLSVFALFFIALLLTCNMYSMYTNQKGTRAMQTLYRTNARAVEILLTIKVDALDATSDFLSLDGLSTAERASALEFASHDLSEIRSLSSEYARIREGIPDQPEDTAFTISLDRFLGTLVDMQTAANARDQSRLALAGARSVAAWDPFASALGTLIKREKAQADQEFLVGLGRFHLQTILLLGVLPASLAIAILGYRHLARSIVEPVLASVRNCEQIATGDLNSPLTGRDTQDELGRLYQSFCTMRNSLIKTVAAVRSGSELIATATGEIAAGNADLSQRTEQQALVLQSAASSIEQVAAQAKNTAANANAAKELFAQTALVAQEGNEAMKQAVHTMNSIASASQKMSEITAAIEGLTSQTNILALNAAVESARAGEHGRGFAVVATEVRSLAQRCAASAREIRSLIEGSNTFVRQGQRLVLNAGTQVEEIIRSVTETRAIIGEIAVAASEQSTGITLASEAVANIDRNTQQNVALVEEASAASASLNEQAAQLLESVGFFHLTLDSHETASPPLTRRMLTAS, from the coding sequence ATGGACAGCCACAATCGCGCCCTCTTCGGCCGTCTCGCAGGCTCAGCCAAACCTTCTATGCATATAAGTACCGACAAGGCAGGAACACTACGTCGCGAAACCGATACGGACCGGTATCTGGATACCAGTTCCGGTTCTTCGCATGGTTGCACCGCCCGCGATTACCACCTGCCATACGCCGTGCAGCCCGAGCCTCCCCTAGCTGCTCACGGGAAATGGAACAAAAAAATGTCAATCAAGAAACGCCTTTCCGTGTTCGCGCTATTCTTCATTGCACTTCTCCTTACTTGCAACATGTACAGCATGTACACAAACCAGAAGGGAACCCGTGCGATGCAGACGTTGTACCGCACCAACGCACGAGCCGTCGAAATCCTTCTGACCATCAAGGTCGATGCACTTGATGCAACTTCAGACTTCCTCTCACTCGACGGTCTATCCACTGCTGAACGTGCATCCGCGCTTGAATTCGCCAGTCACGACTTATCTGAGATTCGCAGTCTTTCCTCGGAGTACGCCCGCATCAGAGAGGGTATTCCGGACCAACCGGAAGACACCGCTTTTACAATCAGCCTGGACCGATTTCTCGGTACGCTCGTGGACATGCAGACGGCTGCCAACGCGCGAGATCAGTCTCGTCTTGCGCTCGCAGGTGCCCGCAGCGTGGCCGCATGGGATCCGTTCGCCTCTGCATTGGGCACACTGATCAAGCGGGAAAAAGCGCAGGCCGACCAAGAATTCCTAGTCGGACTGGGACGCTTTCATCTACAGACGATTCTATTGCTGGGCGTTCTTCCAGCATCTCTCGCCATAGCAATTCTCGGATACAGGCACCTCGCCCGATCAATTGTCGAGCCGGTACTGGCTTCCGTCAGGAATTGCGAACAAATTGCCACCGGCGACCTGAACTCGCCGCTCACCGGTCGAGACACACAGGATGAACTCGGCCGACTTTACCAATCCTTCTGCACAATGCGAAACAGTCTGATCAAAACAGTGGCAGCTGTGCGCTCAGGAAGCGAACTGATTGCCACGGCAACCGGCGAAATCGCCGCTGGCAACGCCGATCTGTCGCAACGCACCGAACAACAGGCACTCGTTCTCCAGAGTGCCGCAAGCAGTATCGAGCAGGTTGCGGCACAGGCGAAGAATACCGCAGCCAATGCCAACGCAGCCAAGGAGTTGTTTGCACAAACTGCACTCGTGGCGCAGGAAGGAAACGAGGCCATGAAGCAGGCAGTTCACACGATGAACTCCATCGCCAGCGCATCACAAAAAATGAGCGAGATAACCGCCGCCATCGAGGGACTGACCTCGCAGACAAATATCCTCGCACTCAACGCGGCGGTCGAATCTGCCAGAGCCGGAGAGCACGGGCGCGGATTCGCCGTCGTTGCAACTGAAGTCCGCAGCCTTGCCCAACGATGTGCTGCGTCAGCAAGAGAGATCCGATCTCTCATTGAAGGATCCAACACCTTTGTCAGGCAAGGCCAGAGGCTGGTGTTGAATGCTGGTACACAGGTGGAGGAAATCATCCGGTCTGTAACTGAAACCCGAGCGATCATCGGTGAAATAGCTGTTGCAGCAAGCGAGCAGAGTACGGGCATCACCCTTGCAAGCGAGGCCGTAGCCAACATCGATCGGAACACACAGCAAAACGTGGCACTGGTCGAGGAAGCCTCAGCCGCCTCGGCATCCCTCAATGAACAGGCTGCTCAACTGTTAGAGAGTGTCGGCTTCTTTCATTTGACGCTCGATTCGCACGAGACAGCTTCCCCTCCCCTGACTAGACGTATGCTCACCGCTTCTTGA
- the pcaC gene encoding 4-carboxymuconolactone decarboxylase has translation MNDEERYEAGMKVRRAVLGDAHVDRSLANRTEVTEEFQNFISRYAWGEIWTRDGLPRHTRSLLTIAMMVALNRSEELALHLRAARNNGVTRDEIKEVLLQTAIYCGVPAANSAFHLADRIFREQDAEQA, from the coding sequence ATGAACGACGAAGAACGCTATGAAGCGGGCATGAAGGTGCGCCGCGCGGTGCTGGGCGACGCGCACGTCGACCGCTCGCTCGCCAACCGCACGGAAGTGACCGAGGAATTCCAGAACTTCATTTCGCGCTATGCATGGGGCGAGATCTGGACGCGCGATGGCCTGCCGCGCCACACGCGCAGCTTGCTGACGATCGCGATGATGGTCGCGCTCAACCGCAGCGAGGAACTCGCGCTGCATCTGCGCGCCGCGCGCAACAACGGCGTCACGCGCGACGAAATCAAGGAAGTGCTGCTGCAAACGGCGATCTATTGCGGCGTGCCGGCGGCGAACTCGGCGTTCCATCTCGCCGACCGCATCTTCCGCGAGCAGGACGCCGAACAGGCCTAA
- a CDS encoding helix-turn-helix transcriptional regulator, which yields MAGLRAGTPGYIERTRANVQLTTVASLARALKVAPISFFCEELVPLSFPLSDEQMLDLFRRNVQVARLDAGMSQNALAKAAGLHRDYVWKLEKLGTNTTLDVAESLALRLEVDVATLFSLP from the coding sequence ATGGCAGGTCTTCGCGCGGGTACGCCAGGATATATCGAGCGCACGCGGGCAAACGTGCAGTTGACAACTGTTGCGAGCCTTGCCCGCGCGCTCAAGGTCGCGCCAATTTCTTTCTTTTGCGAAGAACTGGTGCCGCTGAGTTTTCCACTCTCCGATGAACAGATGCTCGACCTGTTTCGCCGGAATGTTCAGGTGGCGCGTCTCGACGCAGGGATGTCGCAGAATGCTCTTGCGAAAGCCGCAGGACTCCACCGGGACTATGTTTGGAAGCTCGAGAAATTGGGAACAAACACGACACTTGATGTAGCCGAATCGCTGGCGTTAAGGCTTGAAGTCGATGTAGCAACTCTCTTTTCGCTCCCTTGA